The proteins below come from a single Streptomyces sp. SCSIO 75703 genomic window:
- a CDS encoding S28 family serine protease gives MRKALRWLLALVVLIGTVGTAGTATAAPPEATGTDIKDRLLSIPGMSLIEEKPYTGYRFFVLNYTQPVDHRHPAKGTFQQRITVLHKDVSRPTVFYTGGYGVSTSPGRREPTQIVDGNQVSMEYRFFTPSRPSPADWSKLDIWQAASDQHRIFTALKPLYTKNWIATGGSKGGMTATYYERFYPRDMDGVVAYVAPNDVVNKEDSAYDRFFARVGTKECRDRLNAVQREALVRRAPLAKRYAAEAAANGYTFTTIGSLDRAYEAVVLDYVWGFWQYGTLAECATIPADARTATDDEIWTSVDTISGFSFYTDQGLEPYTPYYYQAGTQLGAPTIQFPHIERKYVRYGYQPPRNFVPRSIPMTFQPWAMRDVDTWVRHNARQMLFVYGENDPWGAEPFRLGAGARDSYVFTAPGMNHGANVAGLVPAQKALATARILDWAGVAPAAVQENPAAAKPLAAFDATLDRRDVEREPMLRP, from the coding sequence ATGCGCAAGGCGCTCAGATGGCTGCTGGCGCTGGTGGTGCTCATCGGCACCGTCGGCACGGCCGGGACGGCCACCGCCGCCCCGCCGGAGGCCACCGGCACCGACATCAAGGACCGGCTCCTGTCCATCCCGGGCATGAGCCTGATCGAGGAGAAGCCGTACACCGGCTACCGCTTCTTCGTCCTGAACTACACCCAGCCGGTCGACCACCGGCACCCGGCCAAGGGCACGTTCCAGCAGCGGATCACCGTGCTGCACAAGGACGTGAGCCGTCCGACGGTCTTCTACACCGGCGGCTACGGCGTCTCCACCTCGCCCGGCCGCCGGGAGCCGACGCAGATCGTCGACGGCAACCAGGTCTCCATGGAGTACCGCTTCTTCACCCCGTCCCGGCCCTCGCCGGCCGACTGGTCGAAGCTGGACATCTGGCAGGCCGCCAGCGACCAGCACCGCATCTTCACCGCCCTCAAGCCGCTCTACACCAAGAACTGGATCGCCACGGGCGGCTCCAAGGGCGGCATGACCGCCACGTACTACGAGCGGTTCTACCCCCGTGACATGGACGGCGTGGTCGCCTACGTCGCCCCCAACGACGTGGTGAACAAGGAGGACTCCGCCTACGACCGCTTCTTCGCCCGCGTCGGCACCAAGGAGTGCCGCGACCGGCTGAACGCCGTCCAGCGCGAGGCGCTGGTGCGCAGGGCCCCGCTGGCGAAGCGCTACGCCGCCGAGGCCGCCGCCAACGGCTACACCTTCACCACCATCGGCAGCCTGGACCGGGCCTACGAGGCCGTCGTCCTCGACTACGTGTGGGGCTTCTGGCAGTACGGCACCCTCGCCGAATGCGCCACCATCCCGGCCGACGCCCGCACCGCCACCGACGACGAGATCTGGACCTCGGTCGACACGATCTCCGGCTTCTCCTTCTACACCGACCAGGGCCTGGAGCCGTACACGCCGTACTACTACCAGGCGGGCACCCAGCTCGGCGCCCCCACGATCCAGTTCCCGCACATCGAGAGGAAGTACGTGCGCTACGGCTACCAGCCGCCGCGCAACTTCGTGCCCCGCTCGATCCCGATGACCTTCCAGCCCTGGGCCATGCGGGACGTGGACACCTGGGTCCGGCACAACGCCCGCCAGATGCTCTTCGTCTACGGCGAGAACGACCCGTGGGGCGCCGAACCCTTCCGCCTCGGCGCCGGGGCGCGCGACTCCTACGTCTTCACCGCCCCCGGCATGAACCACGGCGCCAACGTCGCCGGGCTGGTGCCGGCGCAGAAGGCCCTCGCCACCGCGCGCATCCTCGACTGGGCGGGCGTCGCCCCCGCCGCCGTCCAGGAGAACCCGGCCGCGGCCAAGCCGCTCGCCGCGTTCGACGCCACGCTCGACCGGCGGGACGTGGAGCGCGAGCCGATGCTGCGGCCGTGA